Proteins from a single region of Ochotona princeps isolate mOchPri1 chromosome 27, mOchPri1.hap1, whole genome shotgun sequence:
- the GPR19 gene encoding probable G-protein coupled receptor 19, with amino-acid sequence MNMVFAHRMDNSKPALVTPTLLVPLHNHSSTDIATPLPSLGLTQLQEEHNWMSNGTDLRYAPKPGEVATASVFFGTLWLFSIFGNSLVCLVIHRSRRTQSTTNYFVVSMACADLLISVASTPFILLQLATGRWTLGSAMCKAVRYFQYLTPGVQIYVLLSICIDRFYTIVYPLSFKVTREKAKKMIAASWIFEAAFVTPVFFLYGSNWDSHCDYFLPSSWEGTAYTVIHFLVGFVIPSVLIILFYQKVIKYIWRIGTDGRTVRRTMNIVPRTKVKTIKMFLILNLLFLLSWLPFHVAQLWHPHEQDYKKSSLVFTAVTWISFSSSASKPTLYSIYNANFRRGMKETFCMSSMKCYRSNAYTITTSSRIAKKNYVGISEIPPMAKTITKDSIYDPFDREAKEKKLAWPINSNPPNTFV; translated from the coding sequence atgaatatggtTTTTGCTCACAGAATGGATAACAGCAAGCCAGCTTTGGTTACTCCTACCCTTCTGGTGCCCCTCCACAACCACAGCTCCACCGACATCGCCACCCCTCTGCCAAGCCTCGGACTGACTCAGTTACAGGAGGAGCACAATTGGATGAGCAATGGAACAGACCTTCGATACGCACCGAAACCCGGGGAAGTGGCCACGGCCAGCGTTTTCTTTGGGACTCTGTGGTTATTTTCCATCTTTGGCAATTCTCTGGTCTGTCTGGTCATCCATAGGAGCAGAAGGACCCAGTCTACCACGAACTACTTTGTGGTCTCCATGGCCTGCGCTGATCTTCTCATCAGCGTCGCCAGCACGCCATTCATCCTGCTCCAGCTGGCCACGGGCCGGTGGACGCTGGGCAGTGCCATGTGCAAGGCCGTGCGGTATTTCCAGTACCTCACGCCAGGGGTGCAGATCTATGTGCTGCTCTCCATCTGCATAGACCGCTTTTACACCATTGTCTATCCTCTGAGCTTCAAGGTGACCAGAGAAAAAGCCAAGAAAATGATCGCAGCCTCCTGGATCTTCGAGGCAGCCTTTGTGACCCCAGTGTTCTTCCTCTACGGCTCCAACTGGgacagccattgtgactatttcctcccttcctcttggGAAGGAACCGCCTATACTGTTATCCACTTCTTGGTAGGCTTTGTGATTCCATCTGTCCTCATAATCTTATTTTACCAAAAGGTCATAAAGTATATTTGGAGAATAGGCACTGATGGCCGAACAGTGAGGAGGACAATGAACATTGTCCCAAGGACAAAAGTGAAAACTATCAAGATGTTCCTCATTTTAAATCTATTGTTTTTGCTCTCCTGGCTGCCTTTTCATGTAGCTCAGCTGTGGCACCCCCACGAACAAGACTATAAGAAAAGTTCCCTTGTTTTCACAGCTGTCACATGGATATCCTTTAGTTCTTCAGCCTCCAAGCCTACTCTGTATTCGATTTATAATGCCAATTTCAGGCGAGGGATGAAAGAGACTTTTTGCATGTCCTCGATGAAATGTTACCGAAGCAATGCCTATACGATCACAACAAGTTCAAGGATAGCCAAAAAAAACTATGTCGGCATTTCAGAAATCCCTCCCATGGCTAAAACTATAACCAAAGACTCAATCTATGATCCCTTTgacagagaagccaaggaaaaAAAGCTTGCGTGGCCCATTAACTCAAACCCACCAAATACTTTTGTCTAA